The Roseicyclus marinus genome has a segment encoding these proteins:
- the dut gene encoding dUTP diphosphatase, protein MAVLIEVLREDWADAAVPLPDYATAGAAGADLRANLREADRLAGLLLKPGARMLVPTGLRVAIPQGFELQIRPRSGLALKHGVGLPNSPGTIDSDYRGPLGVILVNFGSEAYRVRHGARIAQAVVAPVALARFEVVTALAGTARGAGGFGSTGVG, encoded by the coding sequence GTGGCCGTTCTGATCGAGGTTTTGCGCGAGGATTGGGCCGATGCGGCCGTGCCCTTGCCCGATTATGCCACGGCGGGGGCGGCGGGGGCCGATCTGCGGGCGAATTTGCGGGAGGCGGATCGGCTGGCGGGTTTGTTGCTGAAGCCCGGGGCGCGGATGCTGGTGCCGACGGGGCTGCGGGTGGCGATCCCGCAAGGGTTCGAGCTGCAGATCCGGCCACGCTCGGGGCTGGCGCTGAAGCACGGGGTGGGTTTGCCCAACAGTCCCGGCACGATCGACAGCGATTACCGGGGGCCCTTGGGCGTGATCCTGGTGAATTTCGGGAGCGAGGCCTATCGGGTGCGCCATGGCGCGCGGATCGCGCAGGCGGTGGTGGCCCCTGTGGCGCTGGCGCGGTTCGAGGTGGTGACGGCGTTGGCGGGAACGGCGCGCGGGGCGGGGGGCTTTGGCTCCACCGGGGTCGGCTGA
- a CDS encoding HesA/MoeB/ThiF family protein, protein MLFVLFLAGLLWGVGHLMRTPVQARLYMLGLLYLAVLAVQIALPEGNGLREAVGGSLAEWLTLGALAALVVGYRAVLARIRARAEVVEAGRVAPPVQQGPFSGEELERYARHITLRDIGGPGQKALKEASVLVVGAGGLGSPAILYLAAAGVGRIGVIDADEVSLSNLQRQVIHTDERQGMPKVFSAQKAVAALNPHVDLRPYNRMLTPEIAEALFAEHDLILDGTDAFATRSMVNAAAVAAGRPVIAGAISAWEGQVTIYDPAGGAPCMACIFPKAPAPGLSATCAETGVIGALPGVIGSVMALEAVKEITGAGKTLRGRMMIHDALHAETREIAVARRADCPVCGGL, encoded by the coding sequence ATGCTGTTCGTTCTGTTTCTGGCGGGCCTGTTGTGGGGTGTGGGGCATCTGATGCGCACGCCCGTGCAGGCGCGGCTTTACATGCTGGGCCTGTTGTATCTGGCGGTGCTGGCGGTGCAGATCGCGCTGCCGGAGGGCAATGGATTGCGGGAGGCGGTTGGCGGGTCGCTTGCGGAATGGCTGACGCTGGGCGCCCTGGCGGCCTTGGTGGTGGGCTACCGGGCGGTTCTGGCGCGCATCCGGGCGAGGGCGGAGGTGGTGGAGGCCGGGCGCGTCGCCCCGCCGGTGCAACAGGGCCCCTTTTCCGGCGAGGAGCTGGAGCGCTATGCCCGCCACATCACGTTGCGCGACATCGGCGGGCCAGGGCAGAAGGCGCTCAAGGAGGCGTCGGTTCTGGTCGTGGGGGCAGGCGGGCTTGGATCTCCCGCGATCCTTTACCTTGCCGCGGCGGGGGTTGGGCGGATCGGGGTGATCGATGCCGATGAGGTCAGCCTGTCGAACCTGCAGCGGCAGGTGATCCATACCGATGAGCGGCAGGGCATGCCCAAGGTCTTTTCGGCGCAAAAGGCGGTGGCGGCCTTGAACCCCCATGTCGATCTGCGCCCCTACAACCGGATGCTCACGCCCGAGATCGCCGAGGCGCTTTTCGCCGAACATGACCTGATCCTCGATGGGACGGACGCTTTTGCCACAAGGTCCATGGTGAATGCGGCGGCCGTGGCCGCGGGGCGGCCCGTGATCGCGGGCGCGATTTCCGCCTGGGAGGGGCAGGTGACGATCTATGATCCGGCGGGCGGTGCGCCCTGCATGGCCTGCATCTTTCCCAAGGCGCCGGCACCGGGCCTGTCGGCCACCTGCGCCGAGACGGGCGTGATCGGGGCGCTGCCGGGGGTCATCGGGTCGGTGATGGCGCTGGAGGCGGTCAAGGAGATCACGGGCGCGGGCAAGACGCTGCGGGGGCGGATGATGATCCATGATGCGCTCCATGCCGAAACGCGCGAGATCGCGGTGGCGCGGCGGGCCGATTGCCCGGTGTGTGGCGGCTTGTGA
- a CDS encoding M3 family metallopeptidase — protein sequence MTNPLLETWDTPFGLPPFDRIADGDFAPAMEAALEEGRAAIAAIAENPEPASFANTVAALEMADALLDRVAGVFYNLAGSTSNPVREGLQREFAPKLSAYSSEITNNAALFARIDDLWQRRDQLELTEEEERVLYLTHRSFARSGAALEGAARARLTEVKARLAVLGTEFTQNLLADERDWTMPLSEADLEGLPGFVIDAARAAGQEKGHEGPVVTLSRSLIVPFLQFSPRRDLRERAWRAWTARGRNGGATDNRAIAAEILTLREERARLLGYESFAAYKLETEMAGNPQAVRDLLMRVWEPARAQAMADAERLEAMLHEDGINGALEPWDWRYYSEKRRAAEHDLNEAELKPYFRLEAMIEAAFDCANRLFGLEFRPLDVALYHPDARAWEVTRKGAHVAVFIGDYFARGSKRSGAWCSAMRSQKKLGGDVRPIVVNVCNFAKGDPALLSYDDARTLFHEFGHALHQMLSDVTHGSISGTSVARDFVELPSQLYEHWLEVPEVLDRHARHAETGAPMPPALRDRLLAARTYDMGFQTVEYVASALVDLDFHDGPAPADPMAAEAETLARLGMPRAIGMRHATPHFAHVFAGDGYSSGYYSYMWSEVMDADAFDAFEEAGGPFDAETAARLERFILSAGGSREADALYTAFRGRMPGVEALLKGRGLDKAA from the coding sequence ATGACCAACCCGTTGCTCGAGACCTGGGACACGCCCTTTGGCCTGCCGCCCTTTGACCGCATCGCGGATGGCGATTTCGCGCCCGCGATGGAGGCGGCGCTGGAGGAGGGGCGCGCGGCGATCGCGGCCATCGCGGAGAACCCCGAGCCTGCGAGTTTTGCCAATACGGTCGCGGCGCTGGAAATGGCCGATGCGCTGCTCGACCGGGTGGCGGGGGTTTTCTACAACCTCGCCGGATCGACATCGAACCCCGTGCGGGAAGGGTTGCAGCGGGAATTTGCGCCCAAGCTTTCGGCCTATTCCTCGGAGATCACCAACAATGCGGCGCTTTTTGCCCGGATCGACGATCTGTGGCAGCGGCGGGACCAGCTGGAGCTGACCGAGGAGGAGGAGCGGGTGCTCTACCTGACGCATCGGTCCTTTGCCCGGTCGGGGGCGGCGCTCGAGGGGGCGGCGCGGGCGCGGCTGACGGAGGTGAAGGCACGGCTGGCGGTGCTGGGGACCGAGTTCACCCAGAACCTCCTGGCCGATGAGCGGGATTGGACCATGCCGCTGTCGGAGGCCGATCTGGAGGGGTTGCCCGGTTTCGTCATCGATGCCGCCCGTGCGGCGGGGCAGGAAAAGGGGCATGAGGGGCCGGTCGTGACCCTGTCGCGCTCGCTCATCGTGCCGTTCCTGCAATTCAGCCCGCGCCGCGATCTGCGCGAGCGGGCCTGGCGGGCCTGGACCGCGCGGGGGAGAAACGGGGGGGCGACCGACAATCGCGCGATCGCTGCCGAGATCCTGACCCTGCGGGAGGAGCGAGCGCGATTGCTGGGCTATGAAAGCTTCGCCGCCTACAAGCTCGAGACCGAGATGGCGGGCAACCCGCAGGCGGTGCGCGACCTTCTCATGCGGGTCTGGGAGCCCGCGCGCGCGCAGGCCATGGCGGATGCCGAGCGGCTGGAGGCGATGCTGCACGAGGACGGGATCAACGGCGCGCTGGAGCCCTGGGATTGGCGCTATTATTCCGAGAAACGCCGCGCGGCCGAGCATGATCTGAACGAGGCGGAGCTGAAGCCCTATTTCCGGCTCGAGGCGATGATCGAGGCGGCCTTCGATTGCGCCAACAGGCTGTTCGGGCTGGAATTCCGCCCGCTTGACGTGGCGCTCTACCATCCGGATGCGCGGGCCTGGGAGGTGACGCGCAAAGGCGCGCATGTCGCCGTCTTCATCGGGGATTATTTCGCGCGCGGTTCCAAACGCTCGGGCGCCTGGTGTTCGGCGATGCGCAGCCAGAAGAAGCTTGGCGGCGATGTGCGGCCCATCGTGGTCAATGTCTGCAATTTCGCCAAGGGCGATCCGGCGCTTTTGTCCTATGACGATGCGCGCACGCTGTTCCATGAATTCGGCCATGCGCTGCACCAGATGCTGTCGGATGTGACCCATGGCTCGATCAGCGGCACGAGCGTGGCGCGCGATTTCGTGGAATTGCCGAGCCAGCTTTACGAACATTGGCTGGAGGTGCCCGAGGTGCTGGACCGCCATGCGCGCCATGCGGAAACCGGCGCGCCGATGCCGCCTGCCTTGCGCGACAGGCTCTTGGCGGCGCGGACCTATGACATGGGGTTCCAGACGGTGGAATATGTCGCCTCGGCCCTTGTCGACCTGGATTTCCACGATGGACCCGCGCCTGCCGATCCGATGGCGGCAGAGGCCGAAACGCTGGCGCGTCTGGGCATGCCGCGCGCCATCGGGATGCGCCATGCGACGCCGCATTTCGCCCATGTCTTTGCAGGCGACGGCTATTCCAGCGGCTATTACAGCTACATGTGGTCCGAAGTGATGGATGCCGATGCTTTCGACGCTTTCGAGGAGGCGGGCGGGCCTTTCGATGCCGAAACGGCGGCGCGGCTTGAACGTTTCATCCTGTCGGCAGGCGGAAGCCGCGAGGCCGACGCGCTTTACACCGCCTTCCGGGGACGGATGCCGGGGGTTGAGGCGTTGTTGAAGGGACGGGGCCTGGACAAAGCCGCCTGA
- the thrS gene encoding threonine--tRNA ligase, translating into MAQITLTFPDGNTRDYPSGTTPAEVAASISKSLEKAAISATVNGAHFDLAWPIPNDATIALHTMKDAPQALELIRHDMAHVMARAVQEIWPDVKVTIGPVIENGWYYDFDRTEPFTPEDLGRIEAKMREIINLRDPVKTELWDRARAVAHYEASGEPYKVELVGMIPEDQPIRMYWHGTWQDLCRGPHLQHTGQLPADAFKLMSVAGAYWRGDSNRPMLQRIYGVAFQNRDDLKAHLTFLEEAEKRDHRRLGREMGLFHMQEEARGQVFWHPNGWTVYTTLQDYMRRQQKRGGYVEVNTPQVVDRKLWEASGHWDKYQENMFIVEVDEDHAREKAVNALKPMNCPCHVQIFNVGLKSYRDLPLRMAEFGSCNRYEPSGALHGIMRVRGFTQDDAHIFCTEDQIEAETARFITFLSNIYRDLGFPEFEVLFSTRPEQRAGSDEVWDKAEAALLAATRAAGIEPKVNPGEGAFYGPKLEFTLTDAIGRKWQCGTHQVDFVLPERLDANYIGPDGEKHRPVMLHRACLGSFERFIGILIEEHAGKLPFWLAPRQVVVASIVSEGDDFVRQAVAQLQEAGVRAEADIRNEKINYKIREHSVGKVPVILAIGRKEVEEGTVTLRRLGEAQTRVLPLADVVAELAAEAVPPDLRTAG; encoded by the coding sequence ATGGCCCAGATCACCCTCACCTTCCCCGATGGCAATACGCGCGACTACCCCTCCGGCACGACACCGGCCGAGGTCGCGGCCTCCATCTCCAAATCGCTGGAAAAAGCCGCGATTTCCGCGACGGTCAATGGCGCGCATTTCGACTTGGCTTGGCCGATCCCCAATGACGCCACCATCGCACTGCACACGATGAAGGATGCGCCGCAGGCGCTCGAACTGATCCGCCACGACATGGCCCATGTCATGGCCCGCGCCGTGCAGGAAATCTGGCCCGATGTGAAGGTCACCATCGGCCCCGTCATCGAGAACGGCTGGTATTACGATTTCGACCGGACCGAGCCCTTCACCCCCGAAGACCTTGGCCGGATCGAGGCCAAGATGCGCGAGATCATCAACCTCCGCGACCCGGTCAAGACCGAGCTCTGGGACCGCGCCCGCGCGGTGGCCCATTACGAGGCCTCGGGCGAACCCTACAAGGTGGAGCTTGTCGGCATGATCCCCGAGGATCAGCCGATCCGCATGTATTGGCATGGCACCTGGCAGGATCTGTGCCGCGGTCCCCACCTGCAACACACCGGCCAACTGCCCGCCGATGCCTTCAAGCTCATGAGCGTCGCGGGCGCCTATTGGCGGGGTGACAGCAATCGCCCGATGCTGCAACGCATCTACGGCGTGGCCTTCCAGAACCGCGACGACCTCAAGGCGCATCTGACCTTCCTCGAGGAAGCCGAAAAGCGCGACCACCGCCGCCTGGGCCGCGAGATGGGCCTGTTCCATATGCAAGAAGAAGCGCGTGGTCAGGTCTTCTGGCACCCCAATGGCTGGACCGTCTACACGACGCTGCAAGACTACATGCGCCGCCAGCAAAAACGCGGCGGCTATGTCGAGGTGAACACGCCCCAGGTCGTCGACCGCAAGCTCTGGGAAGCCTCGGGCCATTGGGACAAGTATCAGGAAAACATGTTCATCGTGGAGGTGGACGAGGATCACGCCCGTGAAAAGGCCGTGAACGCGCTCAAGCCCATGAACTGCCCCTGCCACGTGCAGATCTTCAACGTGGGCCTGAAATCCTACCGCGATCTGCCCTTGCGCATGGCCGAATTCGGATCGTGCAACCGCTACGAGCCCTCGGGCGCGCTCCACGGGATCATGCGCGTGCGCGGCTTCACCCAAGATGACGCGCATATCTTCTGCACCGAGGACCAGATCGAGGCGGAAACCGCCCGTTTCATCACCTTCCTCTCGAACATCTACCGCGATCTGGGCTTCCCGGAATTCGAGGTGCTGTTCTCCACCCGCCCCGAACAGCGGGCAGGCAGCGACGAGGTCTGGGACAAGGCCGAAGCGGCCCTTCTGGCCGCCACCCGCGCCGCAGGCATCGAGCCCAAGGTGAACCCCGGCGAAGGCGCCTTCTACGGCCCGAAGCTCGAATTCACGCTGACCGACGCCATCGGGCGTAAATGGCAATGCGGCACCCACCAGGTCGATTTCGTCCTGCCCGAGCGGCTGGACGCCAATTACATCGGCCCCGATGGCGAGAAACACCGCCCCGTCATGCTGCACCGCGCCTGCCTTGGGTCCTTCGAACGTTTCATCGGCATCCTGATCGAGGAACATGCCGGCAAACTGCCCTTCTGGCTGGCTCCTCGACAAGTCGTCGTCGCCTCGATCGTCTCCGAAGGGGATGATTTCGTCCGACAAGCCGTGGCCCAGTTGCAGGAGGCCGGCGTCCGGGCCGAGGCCGATATCCGCAACGAAAAGATCAACTACAAGATCCGCGAGCATTCCGTGGGCAAGGTCCCCGTGATCCTCGCCATCGGTCGGAAAGAGGTGGAGGAGGGCACCGTGACGCTCCGCCGCCTGGGCGAGGCGCAGACCCGTGTCCTGCCCCTGGCCGATGTGGTGGCGGAACTCGCGGCCGAGGCCGTGCCGCCCGATCTGCGCACCGCAGGCTGA
- a CDS encoding alpha/beta hydrolase produces MATPEFLETAQGRRIAWHRFSGREPGVVFLGGLRSDMTGTKAVHLEDWARRTGRAFLRFDYSGHGQSSGDFTQGCIGDWAEDALAAITALTEGPQVLVGSSMGGWISLLMAKRMPEKVAGLVTIAAAPDFTEDGMWAEWSEEQRRACMEEGQVALPSEYGEPMVITRRMIEDGRKQLVLRAPLALPIPVRMLQGTADADVPMAVALRLLDHLEGEDIRLELVKGADHRFSDPGCLATITRAVEEVLTRA; encoded by the coding sequence ATGGCAACGCCCGAATTTCTGGAAACGGCGCAAGGTCGCCGCATCGCGTGGCACCGGTTTTCGGGGCGCGAGCCGGGTGTGGTGTTCCTGGGCGGTCTGAGGTCCGACATGACGGGAACCAAGGCCGTGCATCTGGAGGATTGGGCGCGGCGCACCGGGCGCGCATTCCTGCGGTTCGATTATTCGGGGCATGGGCAGAGCAGCGGGGATTTCACCCAAGGCTGCATCGGGGATTGGGCCGAGGATGCGCTGGCCGCGATCACCGCGCTGACCGAGGGGCCGCAGGTGCTGGTGGGCTCGTCCATGGGGGGGTGGATCAGCCTGCTCATGGCGAAACGGATGCCGGAGAAGGTCGCGGGGCTGGTCACGATCGCCGCCGCCCCCGATTTCACCGAGGACGGGATGTGGGCCGAATGGTCCGAGGAGCAGCGCCGCGCCTGCATGGAGGAGGGGCAGGTTGCCCTGCCGTCCGAATATGGCGAGCCGATGGTCATCACGCGGCGCATGATCGAGGATGGGCGCAAGCAGTTGGTCTTGCGCGCGCCGCTGGCGCTGCCGATCCCGGTGAGGATGTTGCAGGGGACAGCCGATGCCGATGTGCCGATGGCGGTGGCGCTTCGCCTGCTCGATCATCTGGAGGGGGAGGATATCCGGCTGGAACTGGTCAAGGGGGCCGATCACCGGTTTTCCGATCCCGGGTGTCTGGCCACGATCACCCGCGCGGTGGAGGAGGTTCTGACGCGTGCCTAG
- a CDS encoding alpha/beta hydrolase, whose translation MAFLEAREGAFGDIRAGGAARIVWAGQEGAVTPLSVVYLHGFSAGPEEIRPVPDRVAEALGANLVYARLAGHGRSGDAMAEARAGDWVADTALFLEIGRRVGERVLVIGTSTGGTLAAWAMSDAAMAVDVAGVVLVSPNFAVENRAGFLLEQPFARQWVPWVAGAERRFEPLNAGQAAHWTTRYPTVATVSLGTLLREMRGRDLGAAGQPVLVLFADSDQVVSAPATRAAMARWGGAVTLAPVSLPEMGADPFHHVIAGDILSPGMTDEVVVRILDWAGDALAE comes from the coding sequence GTGGCGTTCCTGGAAGCGCGCGAGGGGGCGTTTGGCGATATCCGCGCAGGCGGCGCGGCGCGGATCGTCTGGGCCGGGCAAGAGGGGGCGGTGACGCCCCTGTCCGTCGTCTACCTGCACGGGTTTTCGGCGGGGCCCGAGGAAATCCGGCCCGTGCCCGACCGCGTGGCCGAGGCGCTGGGCGCGAACCTGGTCTATGCGCGGCTGGCAGGTCATGGCCGCAGCGGGGATGCGATGGCCGAGGCGCGGGCGGGCGATTGGGTGGCGGATACGGCGCTTTTCCTCGAGATTGGGCGCAGGGTGGGGGAAAGGGTGCTGGTCATCGGCACCTCGACAGGCGGCACGCTGGCGGCCTGGGCGATGAGCGATGCGGCGATGGCCGTGGATGTGGCGGGGGTTGTGCTGGTCTCGCCCAATTTCGCGGTGGAAAACCGGGCGGGTTTCTTGCTTGAGCAGCCCTTTGCGCGCCAGTGGGTGCCATGGGTCGCGGGTGCGGAGCGGCGGTTCGAGCCGTTGAACGCGGGGCAGGCGGCGCATTGGACGACTCGATATCCGACGGTGGCGACGGTCAGCCTTGGGACGCTGTTGCGGGAGATGCGGGGGCGCGATCTGGGCGCGGCAGGCCAGCCGGTGCTGGTGCTGTTTGCGGACAGCGACCAAGTGGTGTCGGCGCCCGCCACGCGGGCGGCGATGGCGCGTTGGGGTGGCGCGGTGACGCTGGCCCCGGTGAGCCTGCCCGAAATGGGGGCCGATCCGTTCCACCATGTGATCGCGGGCGATATCCTGAGCCCCGGGATGACGGATGAGGTGGTAGTGCGCATTCTGGATTGGGCGGGGGATGCGCTGGCCGAGTGA
- the phaZ gene encoding polyhydroxyalkanoate depolymerase → MRYMLTYDIMESMRVTNQWMGSTARAMCSYPQLGLFANPMIQMTAAWGEVTERSFARMAVKPDWGIYSIPADDGRDHTVSVETVVARPFGDLIRFKVNGRAPTGRKVLLVAPMSGHYATLLRSTVTSLLPDCDVHITDWHNARDIPVSAGKFDIEDYTLYLVDFLRALGPDTHVIAVCQPAPLALAATAYLAEEDPSAQPRTLTLIGGPINPDAAATDVTDFGNRVTMGQLERMVIQRVGFKYEGAGRLVYPGLQQLSSFMAMNAEKHAKAFSDQILRVAKGEASDHDKHNKFYDEYLAVMDMTAEFYLSTVERIFKGLEIAQNRFTVAGKRVDIGKITTVAVKTVEGGKDDISAPGQCVAALDLCTGLPDHKKANYLEPDAGHYGIFAGKSWRNRIRPLVLEFIDANCDAPKTPVRAVS, encoded by the coding sequence ATGCGCTACATGCTCACCTATGATATCATGGAATCCATGCGTGTGACGAACCAATGGATGGGCTCGACCGCCCGCGCCATGTGTTCCTATCCGCAGCTCGGCCTGTTCGCGAATCCGATGATCCAGATGACCGCCGCCTGGGGCGAGGTCACGGAACGCAGCTTCGCCCGGATGGCCGTCAAACCCGACTGGGGCATCTATTCCATTCCCGCCGATGACGGCCGCGACCATACCGTGTCCGTCGAAACCGTCGTCGCCCGCCCCTTCGGCGACCTGATCCGGTTCAAGGTGAACGGCCGCGCCCCCACCGGGCGCAAGGTGCTTCTGGTGGCCCCGATGTCCGGGCATTACGCCACCCTCCTGCGCTCGACCGTCACCAGCCTGCTGCCCGATTGTGACGTCCACATCACCGATTGGCACAACGCGCGCGACATTCCCGTCAGCGCGGGCAAATTCGACATCGAGGATTACACCCTCTACCTCGTCGATTTCCTCCGCGCGCTCGGCCCCGACACCCATGTCATCGCCGTCTGCCAGCCCGCCCCCCTCGCACTCGCCGCCACCGCCTACCTGGCCGAGGAAGATCCCAGCGCCCAACCGCGCACCCTCACGCTGATCGGCGGCCCGATCAACCCCGATGCGGCGGCCACCGATGTCACCGATTTCGGCAATCGCGTGACCATGGGCCAGCTGGAACGCATGGTCATCCAGCGCGTCGGCTTCAAATACGAAGGCGCGGGCCGCCTCGTCTATCCCGGCCTGCAGCAGCTGTCGTCCTTCATGGCGATGAACGCCGAAAAACACGCCAAGGCGTTTTCCGACCAGATCCTGCGCGTCGCCAAGGGCGAGGCCAGCGATCACGACAAGCACAACAAGTTCTACGACGAATATCTCGCCGTGATGGACATGACGGCGGAATTCTACCTCTCGACCGTCGAACGCATCTTCAAGGGTCTGGAAATCGCCCAGAACCGCTTCACCGTCGCGGGCAAGCGGGTCGATATCGGCAAGATCACCACCGTCGCCGTCAAAACCGTCGAAGGCGGCAAGGATGACATCTCCGCCCCCGGCCAATGCGTCGCGGCGCTGGACCTGTGCACCGGCCTGCCAGACCACAAGAAAGCCAATTACCTCGAACCCGATGCCGGCCATTACGGCATCTTCGCCGGGAAAAGCTGGCGCAACCGCATCCGCCCGCTGGTGCTCGAATTCATCGACGCCAATTGCGATGCGCCCAAGACGCCGGTCCGCGCGGTCAGCTGA
- a CDS encoding PHA/PHB synthase family protein, giving the protein MARDDAEEPVVGENLDRLNQNLQRIEELSKRMVAALSARKPGDAGLSGPGQDLYLKAGMAMWQEMLTNPAKMMEQQVQYWGQAMSHFAEIQKELAQGHLALQSEDDLPEDKRFSNPLWKTHPYFNLIKRQYQVTAQAMQKAVDELEGLSPRDKKRVEFFAGQIIDLFAPTNYLATNPDALEKAVATEGESLVKGLENLVHDLETRQGEILPTLADPSAFQVGENLATAKGSVVFRNHMMELIQYAPTTAEVHQTPVLIFPPWINKYYILDLKPQNSLIQWIVDQGYTLFVVSWKNPDASYAETGFETYIEDGYLKAIDTVCAITGEKQINAVGYCVAGTTLALTLALKAKRGQSRVKSATFFTTLTDFTDQGEFTPFLDDDFVDAIERQVEEAGYLDSYYMSKTFSYLRAKDLVYGPAVRSYMMGEPPPAFDLLFWNGDSTNLPGKMTVQYLRGLCQGNGFAGDGFDMLGERLHLSDVTLPVCAIACETDHIAAWKDSFRGVVQMGSKDKTFILSESGHIAGIVNPPAKKKYGHWRGPEPIGTPAAWKEAATYHEGSWWPFWDQWLAGRSGAMVPARQPGSEAFPPLCDSPGTYVKETVGG; this is encoded by the coding sequence GTGGCACGCGACGATGCAGAGGAGCCTGTAGTGGGCGAGAACCTCGACCGGCTGAACCAGAACCTCCAAAGGATCGAGGAACTGTCCAAACGGATGGTCGCCGCCTTGAGTGCGCGAAAGCCCGGCGATGCCGGTCTGTCGGGGCCGGGGCAGGACCTGTATCTGAAGGCCGGGATGGCCATGTGGCAGGAGATGCTGACCAATCCCGCCAAGATGATGGAGCAGCAGGTGCAATACTGGGGGCAGGCCATGTCCCATTTCGCCGAGATCCAGAAGGAGCTGGCGCAGGGGCATCTGGCGCTGCAATCGGAGGATGACCTGCCCGAGGACAAGCGGTTTTCCAACCCGCTGTGGAAGACGCATCCCTATTTCAACCTGATCAAGCGCCAGTACCAGGTCACCGCGCAGGCGATGCAGAAGGCGGTGGACGAGTTGGAGGGGTTGAGCCCGCGCGACAAGAAGCGGGTGGAATTCTTTGCGGGCCAGATCATCGATCTGTTCGCGCCGACCAATTACCTGGCCACCAACCCCGACGCGCTGGAAAAGGCGGTGGCGACCGAGGGCGAGAGCCTGGTGAAGGGGTTGGAGAACCTTGTCCACGATCTTGAGACGCGGCAGGGGGAGATCCTGCCGACGCTGGCCGACCCGTCCGCGTTCCAGGTGGGCGAGAACCTGGCCACGGCCAAGGGATCGGTGGTGTTCCGCAACCACATGATGGAGCTGATCCAATATGCGCCGACGACCGCCGAGGTGCATCAGACGCCGGTGCTGATCTTTCCGCCGTGGATCAACAAATACTACATCCTCGACCTCAAGCCGCAGAATTCGCTGATCCAGTGGATTGTCGACCAGGGCTACACGCTGTTCGTCGTGAGCTGGAAGAACCCCGATGCGAGCTATGCCGAGACGGGCTTCGAGACCTATATCGAGGATGGCTACCTGAAGGCCATCGACACGGTCTGTGCCATCACGGGCGAAAAGCAGATCAACGCGGTGGGCTATTGCGTGGCGGGCACGACGCTGGCCTTGACCCTGGCGCTGAAGGCCAAGCGCGGGCAGAGCCGCGTCAAATCGGCCACGTTCTTTACGACCCTGACCGATTTCACCGATCAGGGCGAATTCACCCCGTTTCTCGACGATGATTTCGTCGATGCGATCGAGCGGCAGGTGGAGGAGGCGGGGTACCTGGACAGCTATTACATGTCCAAGACCTTTTCCTACCTGCGGGCCAAGGACCTGGTCTATGGGCCGGCCGTGCGCAGCTACATGATGGGCGAGCCGCCGCCGGCCTTTGATCTGTTGTTCTGGAATGGCGACAGCACCAACCTGCCGGGCAAGATGACGGTGCAATACCTGCGCGGTCTGTGTCAGGGCAACGGCTTTGCCGGTGACGGGTTCGACATGCTGGGCGAGCGGCTGCACCTGTCGGATGTGACGCTGCCGGTCTGTGCCATCGCCTGCGAGACCGACCATATCGCGGCCTGGAAGGACAGTTTCCGGGGCGTGGTGCAGATGGGATCGAAGGACAAGACCTTCATCTTGTCGGAATCGGGTCATATCGCGGGGATCGTGAACCCGCCCGCCAAGAAGAAATACGGCCATTGGCGCGGGCCCGAGCCCATCGGCACCCCCGCCGCCTGGAAAGAGGCTGCGACCTATCACGAGGGGTCGTGGTGGCCGTTCTGGGACCAGTGGCTGGCGGGGCGGTCGGGTGCGATGGTGCCTGCGCGGCAGCCGGGGTCGGAGGCGTTTCCGCCGCTCTGCGATTCGCCCGGCACCTATGTGAAGGAAACCGTCGGGGGCTGA
- a CDS encoding Phasin, translating to MPAKTTDFTKTMTDMMAAFPVDMTAMNDAFKSSAAMGEKMSKVMLDAAEKSTEISSKFTKDTIAKLGDVTSVKAEPTDYSKAVTDFASAQAEMAAETMAAFAEVAKKVQMETVELMMAAGKEVTEEATAAVKKATAEVTTAAKKAAAK from the coding sequence ATGCCCGCCAAGACCACCGATTTCACCAAGACCATGACCGACATGATGGCGGCTTTCCCCGTCGACATGACCGCGATGAATGACGCGTTCAAATCTTCGGCCGCAATGGGCGAGAAGATGTCCAAGGTCATGCTCGACGCCGCCGAGAAGTCGACCGAGATCTCCTCGAAGTTCACCAAGGACACGATCGCCAAGCTGGGTGACGTGACCTCGGTCAAGGCAGAGCCGACCGACTATTCCAAGGCCGTCACCGATTTCGCATCGGCACAGGCTGAAATGGCTGCCGAAACCATGGCCGCTTTCGCCGAAGTCGCCAAGAAAGTGCAGATGGAAACCGTCGAGCTGATGATGGCTGCCGGCAAGGAAGTCACCGAAGAGGCGACCGCCGCCGTCAAGAAGGCAACCGCCGAAGTGACGACCGCTGCCAAGAAAGCCGCAGCGAAGTAA